Within the Salvia hispanica cultivar TCC Black 2014 chromosome 4, UniMelb_Shisp_WGS_1.0, whole genome shotgun sequence genome, the region TGGAGATCACCTAGAGCAGCCGTAGTTCCCAATTTTCACCTCCCAATGCGTAGTAACGAAGTTAAAAACAGGTAATTGCGCCATCCATTTGATCATAGCAACTGGTTTTGTACTCTTGATTGCCTGCTTACCGTAGTTTCAGACTTTCAGTAAAAGAGTATCATGTTTGATAGAGGATTATGTTTTAGTGGTGGTGAGAATGAGCTTtgcaaatcaataaaattgttgtGATCATGATAATAGTGAAAACCAGTGTTCACTTTTCAATTTGTCATTAATGTTTCCTACACAtatctagtagtagtataaaaaaaagtttgaataATTATGGTTAATAGTTGAGTATGCAAAAGCTTATGTTAGTTGgatttctcttattttctcAGCTCATGCCCTTGTTATGTCCTTGTGCTTATTGATAGTAGCAAGTGTATACTATGTTCTCATTAGCCAGTATATATTGAATACAAAAAGTGGTGTTGTCAtaggaaaaattgatttcttttgaCGCGTAACATGATGTGCACTTGAAATGACAATCTTCAAAATTTCGTCAGAGATGTATCTCTAGAAAGGTCAAGTTTGCAACTCGGTGCTATGAGGGATTCAAGAATATATGCAAAGGAAATATGGTGCTCCCATCTGTGTTATTTCATGTCCAAAGAAACCAGCATGTGTAATGTGAAACTCCTGTCTGCAGGACTAATGTCGATGACATAAAATCGCTGAGATTGATTACAGCAATCAAGACACCTTATCTCCCAGATGGCAGATTCGACTTGGAGGCCTATGATGCCTTGGTGAACATGCAAATTGAAGATGGTGTTGAGGGAGTGATTGTTGGTGGCACCACTGGTGAAGGCCAATTGATGAGCTGGGATGAGCATATTATGCTCATTGGCCACACAGTCAACTGCTTTGGCAGTTCCGTTAAAGTCATTGGTAACACGGGGAGTAACTCGACACGAGAAGCCATCCATGCCACTGAACAAGGCTTTGCTGTTGGTATGCATGCGGCGCTCCACATCAATCCTTACTATGGGAAAACCTCCTTGGAAGGTTTAGCCTCTCACTTCGACTGTGTGCTTCCCATGGGCCCTTCGATTATCTATAACGTACCATCACGGACTGGCCAAGACATTCCACCACCCGTGGTTCACACCTTAGCACAGAGCACCAACTTGGCAGGCATCAAAGAGTGCGTTGGAAATGATAGGGTAGAGCAGTATACGAGCAATGGTATAGTCGTGTGGAGTGGGAACGACGATGAATGCCACGACTCGAGGTGGGAATACAATGCCACTGGAGTAATATCAGTTACAAGCAATTTGGTCCCACGTCTAATGAGAGAACTAATGTTTGGAGGAAAGAATCCAAGTTTAAACGCAAAACTGATCCCTCTTATCCAGTGGCTTTTCCGCGAGCCAAACCCAATTGGTGTGAACACAGCCCTAGCCCAGCTTGGGGTCGTTAGACCAGTTTTCCGGTTGCCATACGTACCCCTTCCTCTGGCCAAGAGGGTTGAGTTTGTGAACATAGTCAATGAACTTGGAAGGGAGAATTTCGTAGGAGAGAAAGATGTCCGGATCTTGGAGGACGACGACTTTATTTTGATCGGTCGGTATTAGATGCTACACCTGGTGAACTGTTTCAACTCAAATCTTTTGATCTGCTTGCTTTTCCTaaacaataattgaaaattgtgaGTTTTGTTTTCCTTGTGCCTGTAAAGTAAAGGGATTTGTTGATATTCTTGTATCAGATTTTCCGTTAGAAATTTCATGTTTtgctatttcaattttcaatagcCACAATCCacataattttcatatatctATATGAAGCTTGAATCAGTATATAACTAGTCTTGTCATAATTATTACTTCATGAATTACTTAATTCTCTGAAGGTAAATGCCAAAATTCATTGATATGCAGAAAAAGAATGGATAAAAGTGTAACCATTAAGTCTTTGGCATAAAATTGCACTCTATAAACTAATGCAAATAGGCAGTTTCTTTTAGCCTTTGACATTTCCCACACCAAAcgaaattcttcttttgttaCTAGAAAAAACAATGGTTTTTTCCACTCAGCATTCAGTAGGAAGTTGCTTCACACATAAACAAGTCATGCTAATCGTCTCACATATATATCATAAGTACCAAATTATTGGAGTAGCATTCTGTGTAAGCGCAGCCATGAATATTCTATCCATCTTCTCCCTcatcctcctctctctctacacTCTAAGTCTAAGAGTAGAATCGTCAGAAATCTCGGCCACTTCCTGCAACGACGACACCAAAACCAACCCCACCATATCAAGAAACATCGACTCCTTGCTGCCTAAGCTAGTCTCAGGCACCATCCGCCATGGCTTTGTGGCTGCCTCCCACGGCCAAGACGGATACAAAGTCTACGGCGTGGCCCAATGCAGGGGCGACGTAAACAGCAGCGACTGCGCCTCCTGCATTAAGGACGCTGCAAAGGAGATTAAACCCGCGTGCCCCAGCCAGTCAGATGCAAGAATCTGGTATGACTACTGCTTTTTAAGGTACAGCACTGGCAACTTCTTGGGAGAAGTCGACACCTCGGGGGTCTACTTCTACAACGTGGAGAACGTGACAGAGCCGGGTGTTTTCAACAAGAGATTGGGTTCGCTGATGGATGAGATAAGGTCGGAGGCGGTGAGGCCTCGGAGCAGAGGGCTGGGGAGAGGGAGGAGGGATCTATCAGACTTTGTCAAGCTGTATGCATTGGTGCAGTGTATGAGAGATTTGTCTGAGATGGGGTGTGCTCAGTGTTTGTCAATTGCTGTTAGTAATTTTCCTACATTTTGTGGGGATAAGAGAGGGTGTAGGGTGCTGTATAGCAGCTGCTATGTTAGATATGAATTGTATCCCTTCTTCTTTCCGCTTGATTCGGCGAGTTCGAGGTTTGGAGAAGATGACAGAGTGGTGGCTGTTAGAATCTGATGTAGTAGTATGTTGTGTGATTTGCTTTTTTAGTAATTCTGTTTGTTTGTCACTAATGTTGTGATGATGCTCACTGACTCATTGTCACTAGtgaatattgtttttaatCATCTTAATGAGAAAGACTGCTGTATGTATCACTCATCTTGATTCGTTTAAGGATTTTACATTAATCATCCATTGGATGGGGTGTGACTGGGTAAACCATCATCtacatgatttaatattatgatttcAGGTAGGGGATCacttgctaactaattagcaattcaaaattgagatcaatttttaatcattagattagaagatcatGTGATTGATATAATGCCAAgggtaatatattttaaatttaaataattattaattaaattaaaagggtattaatgtcaaatcatATGTagtagttataactaactactttttctctcctcaaaatcatctcaaatctttaaatttacgtaactctctcaatttaaattatttttttcaaaaaatatatcaaattaaagataatttaataaggattccaacgagatctcaattacatatgttccgacgatgttcagttgatgaaatttgataaattatatttcaattttcgtacatgttgataagcagcttttatcaacaaatgcaacaaaaaatctcaatatattgtaggcaaaatctcaatattatgcatgttcaatctcaataaaaatgtgatgatattttcttgtccttgtattgatattttaatgtcatattgttgatatttgtaatacacaatattgatataaaaaaacacccacgaaaattatcatatgataacataatgacgatattacccttttat harbors:
- the LOC125222656 gene encoding 4-hydroxy-tetrahydrodipicolinate synthase, chloroplastic-like, giving the protein MASFIGCCSLKSTHRGVVPNWRSPRAAVVPNFHLPMRSNEVKNRTNVDDIKSLRLITAIKTPYLPDGRFDLEAYDALVNMQIEDGVEGVIVGGTTGEGQLMSWDEHIMLIGHTVNCFGSSVKVIGNTGSNSTREAIHATEQGFAVGMHAALHINPYYGKTSLEGLASHFDCVLPMGPSIIYNVPSRTGQDIPPPVVHTLAQSTNLAGIKECVGNDRVEQYTSNGIVVWSGNDDECHDSRWEYNATGVISVTSNLVPRLMRELMFGGKNPSLNAKLIPLIQWLFREPNPIGVNTALAQLGVVRPVFRLPYVPLPLAKRVEFVNIVNELGRENFVGEKDVRILEDDDFILIGRY
- the LOC125222657 gene encoding cysteine-rich repeat secretory protein 55-like, whose product is MVFSTQHSVGSCFTHKQVMLIVSHIYHKYQIIGVAFCVSAAMNILSIFSLILLSLYTLSLRVESSEISATSCNDDTKTNPTISRNIDSLLPKLVSGTIRHGFVAASHGQDGYKVYGVAQCRGDVNSSDCASCIKDAAKEIKPACPSQSDARIWYDYCFLRYSTGNFLGEVDTSGVYFYNVENVTEPGVFNKRLGSLMDEIRSEAVRPRSRGLGRGRRDLSDFVKLYALVQCMRDLSEMGCAQCLSIAVSNFPTFCGDKRGCRVLYSSCYVRYELYPFFFPLDSASSRFGEDDRVVAVRI